A genomic segment from Centroberyx gerrardi isolate f3 chromosome 22, fCenGer3.hap1.cur.20231027, whole genome shotgun sequence encodes:
- the snx7 gene encoding sorting nexin-7, translated as MSGQTVPADFSGHMLDLDEDEDLEVFSKNTSLTDGSPVLSPMPNSPGSMVNQYRLEEEEEREEEQAADTKDIFITVDNPESHVTAIETFIMYRVATKTTRSEFDSSEYEVRRRYQDFLWLRGRLEETHPTLIVHPLPEKFVVKGMVERFNDDFIETRRKALHRFLNKISEHPILSCSQHFKVFLTVQELTPHRKQGPGFLSRMGETVRAVANSVRGLRSRPEEFTAMQEYVEDFSNKISSLDKVTQRIIKEQREYLDELRQYSPTYDQWAESEEELAEPLKGVAGCVERCGKETEEQIGHLSEVLVPALHEYVLCAETLKAVMRRRDNIQAEFEVKNEALASKKVDQEAMKEEVDGLADRVEFANNALKGDWSRWQESMRTDLKSAFVSTAEKNVEYYEKCLAVWDSFLVSQRTDPGKTEQDGENAS; from the exons ATGAGCGGCCAGACGGTCCCTGCGGACTTCTCAGGACACATGCTGGACCTGGACGAAGACGAAGACCTGGAGGTTTTCAGCAAG AATACGTCCCTGACAGATGGAAGTCCTGTCCTGTCCCCCATGCCCAATTCTCCCGGCTCCATGGTCAACCAGTACcgcctggaggaagaggaggagcgggaggaagAGCAGGCGGCCGACACCAAAGACATCTTCATCACCGTGGACAATCCTGAGAGCCACGTCACCGCCATCGAGACCTTCATCATGTACAGAGTGGCCACCAAG ACCACGCGGAGCGAGTTCGATTCCAGCGAGTACGAGGTGCGCCGGCGCTACCAGGACTTCCTGTGGCTCCGAGGCAGACTGGAGGAAACCCACCCGACGCTCATCGTCCAC CCGCTGCCGGAGAAGTTCGTGGTGAAAGGCATGGTGGAGCGCTTCAACGACGACTTCATCGAGACCCGGAGGAAAGCCCTGCACCGCTTCCTCAACAAGATCTCCGAGCACCCCATCCTCTCCTGCAGCCAGCACTTCAAAGTCTTCCTCACCGTACAg GAGTTGACGCCTCACAGGAAGCAGGGCCCCGGCTTCCTGAGCCGGATGGGGGAGACGGTGAGGGCGGTGGCCAACTCCGTACGGGGTCTGAGGAGCCGGCCAGAGGAGTTCACGGCCATGCAGGAGTATGTGGAGGACTTCAGCAACAAGATCTCCTCCCTGGACAAAGTCACCCAGAGGATCATCAAGGAACAGAGAG AGTACCTGGACGAGCTGAGGCAGTACAGCCCCACCTACGACCAGTGGGCGGAGTCGGAGGAGGAGCTGGCGGAGCCGCTGAAGGGCGTGGCCGGCTGCGTGGAGCGCTGCGGCAAGGAGACGGAAGAGCAGATCGGCCATCTCTCGGAGGTGCTGGTCCCTGCGCTGCACGAGTACGTCCTCTGCGCCGAAACACTGAAG GctgtgatgaggaggagggacaaCATCCAGGCCGAGTTTGAAGTCAAGAACGAGGCGCTGGCCTCCAAGAAAGTCGACCAAGAAGCG atgaaggaggaggtggacggTCTGGCGGACCGGGTCGAGTTCGCCAACAACGCTCTGAAGGGAGACTGGTCTCGCTGGCAGGAGAGCATGAGGACTGACCTCAAATCAGCCTTCGTTTCCACCGCCGAGAAGAACGTGGAATACTACGAGAAG